Proteins from one Syntrophaceae bacterium genomic window:
- a CDS encoding acyl-CoA dehydrogenase, with product MEILTFTEEHKIFRESLRRFLEKEIVPHIEEWEEAGIVPKSYWQKMGENGFLSTWVPEEYGGVGADFLYSVIVCEEMAKCNFSGLAASLHSDIIVPYIASFGTEEQKKKYLPGCVTGDCITAVAMTEPNTGSDLAAIRTTAAEKDGMIVLNGQKTFISNGINCDVLVLAAKDPAVENPHRAVDLYLVDAGTPGFEKGRRIKKVGWHSQDTAELYFTDCRIPAENRLGTKGSGFLNLMMKLQQERLICGIGAQVAAECMLEWTIKYCRERTAFGKPIAKFQHSQFEFAEMATEIKIGRTFIDKLVADHMEGKNVTVEVSMAKYWLTEMACRVADRCVQLHGGYGYCEEYPIARAWRDIRVTRIFAGTNEIMKGIVAKFMGL from the coding sequence ATGGAGATTCTGACGTTCACGGAGGAGCACAAGATTTTTCGCGAGAGCCTGCGGCGTTTCCTGGAGAAGGAGATCGTTCCCCACATCGAGGAGTGGGAGGAAGCGGGCATCGTCCCCAAGAGCTACTGGCAGAAAATGGGGGAGAACGGCTTTCTCAGCACCTGGGTTCCCGAGGAGTACGGCGGGGTAGGAGCGGATTTCCTGTATTCCGTCATCGTCTGCGAGGAGATGGCAAAGTGCAATTTCTCGGGCCTCGCGGCTTCCCTTCACAGCGACATCATCGTGCCCTACATCGCCTCCTTCGGAACCGAGGAGCAGAAGAAGAAATATCTCCCGGGATGCGTGACCGGAGACTGCATCACCGCCGTCGCCATGACGGAGCCCAATACGGGAAGCGACCTGGCGGCGATCCGCACCACCGCCGCCGAGAAGGACGGCATGATCGTCCTCAACGGCCAGAAAACCTTCATCTCCAACGGGATCAACTGTGATGTCCTCGTCCTGGCGGCCAAGGACCCGGCGGTGGAGAACCCCCACCGGGCCGTGGACCTCTACCTCGTCGACGCGGGGACGCCCGGTTTTGAAAAGGGCCGGCGCATCAAGAAGGTCGGCTGGCACAGCCAGGACACGGCGGAACTCTATTTCACCGACTGCCGGATTCCGGCGGAGAACCGGCTGGGGACGAAAGGGTCGGGTTTCCTCAACCTGATGATGAAGCTTCAGCAGGAGCGCCTGATCTGCGGGATCGGGGCGCAGGTGGCGGCGGAGTGCATGCTGGAGTGGACGATCAAGTACTGCCGGGAACGGACGGCCTTCGGGAAGCCCATCGCCAAGTTCCAGCACAGCCAGTTCGAGTTCGCGGAGATGGCCACGGAGATCAAGATCGGCCGGACGTTCATCGACAAACTCGTCGCCGACCACATGGAGGGGAAGAACGTCACCGTCGAGGTGTCCATGGCCAAGTACTGGCTCACCGAGATGGCCTGCCGCGTCGCGGACCGATGTGTCCAGCTGCATGGAGGATATGGGTATTGCGAAGAATATCCCATCGCCCGGGCGTGGCGGGACATCCGGGTGACCCGGATTTTTGCCGGCACCAACGAGATCATGAAAGGAATCGTGGCGAAGTTCATGGGACTGTAA
- a CDS encoding CoA transferase → MAGPLQGLKVLDFTTLLPGPYATMLLADMGAEVLRIVSPSRPDLVDFFPPFIPETKLSAASAYLGRNKRSMALNLKIPKAIEVVHRLLADYDVVVEQFRPGVMAKLGLDYDSLGKVNPRIVYCSITGYGQTGPLRDRAGHDINYIARSGVASYTGKKSSGPSLVSMQIADVASGSNHAVIGILAAVFGRRQTGEGQFVDISMTDGMIAFNAMFGAAFLVDGREQVFEGNLLNGGSLYDYYETKDGRWLSCGPLEPQFFANFCNTLGRPDLIAGSVSPKNLARVKEEVRAVFRTKTLAEWKALFDATDACTEPVLTLAEAFADPLAVEREMVVDVPLPAGGTVRQLGCPIKFSSMKPEFRHAGAPAGGDTAAVLREAGYTAAEIAEMEAAGLFR, encoded by the coding sequence ATGGCCGGACCTCTTCAAGGACTGAAGGTTCTCGATTTTACAACCCTCCTGCCCGGACCTTACGCCACCATGCTCCTGGCCGATATGGGGGCGGAAGTGCTGCGCATCGTATCGCCCTCCAGGCCGGACCTGGTGGATTTTTTCCCCCCGTTCATTCCGGAAACAAAGCTCTCCGCGGCGTCGGCGTATCTCGGCCGCAACAAGCGGAGCATGGCCCTCAACCTGAAAATCCCCAAGGCCATCGAAGTCGTACACCGCCTGCTTGCCGACTATGACGTCGTTGTCGAGCAGTTCCGTCCCGGCGTCATGGCCAAGCTCGGCCTCGACTACGACTCCCTCGGAAAAGTGAATCCCCGCATCGTCTACTGCTCCATCACCGGGTACGGCCAGACGGGGCCCCTGCGCGACCGGGCGGGGCACGACATCAACTACATCGCCCGTTCCGGCGTTGCTTCCTACACGGGCAAGAAGTCTTCGGGACCGTCCCTCGTGAGCATGCAGATCGCCGACGTCGCCTCGGGCTCCAACCACGCCGTCATCGGCATCCTCGCCGCCGTCTTCGGCCGGCGGCAGACGGGAGAAGGACAGTTCGTCGATATCTCCATGACCGACGGCATGATCGCCTTCAACGCCATGTTCGGCGCCGCCTTTCTGGTGGACGGGAGGGAACAGGTCTTCGAGGGAAACCTCCTCAACGGCGGCTCCCTCTACGATTACTACGAGACGAAGGACGGCCGCTGGCTGAGCTGCGGCCCCCTGGAGCCGCAGTTCTTCGCCAATTTCTGCAATACCCTGGGTCGTCCCGACCTGATTGCCGGCAGTGTGTCCCCGAAGAATCTTGCCCGGGTGAAGGAGGAGGTCCGAGCTGTCTTCCGGACGAAGACCCTGGCGGAGTGGAAGGCCCTGTTCGACGCCACGGACGCCTGCACGGAGCCGGTTCTGACACTGGCGGAGGCCTTCGCGGACCCTCTGGCGGTCGAGCGGGAGATGGTTGTGGACGTCCCGCTGCCGGCGGGGGGAACGGTGCGGCAGCTCGGCTGTCCCATCAAGTTCTCTTCCATGAAGCCGGAGTTCCGCCATGCGGGGGCGCCCGCCGGAGGCGACACGGCGGCGGTTCTCAGGGAGGCGGGTTACACGGCTGCCGAGATCGCGGAGATGGAGGCGGCGGGACTGTTCCGGTAA
- a CDS encoding 3-hydroxyacyl-CoA dehydrogenase: MNVKDCIAVVTGGASGLGEACVRTIVKNGGKAVIFDLQDERGANLAAELGANCLYTKTDVTNEESVQASIAKAAEAFGTINAAINCAGVGAAAKVLSKKGPYPLKAFNWVVQINLIGTFNVIRLTVEQMAKNTPNAEGERGVIINTASAAAFDGQIGQAAYSASKAGVVGMTLPVARECADYGIRVMTIAPGLFDTPMLALLPQEARDALGASVPFPKRLGNPMEYAMLAKHIIENTMLNGEVIRLDGAIRMAAK; encoded by the coding sequence ATGAACGTGAAGGACTGCATTGCCGTCGTAACGGGAGGGGCTTCCGGACTGGGGGAGGCCTGTGTGAGAACCATCGTGAAGAACGGGGGGAAGGCGGTCATCTTCGATCTTCAGGATGAGCGCGGCGCCAACCTGGCCGCCGAGCTGGGCGCAAACTGCCTGTATACCAAGACGGACGTGACGAACGAGGAGAGCGTCCAGGCCTCCATCGCCAAGGCCGCCGAGGCCTTCGGAACGATCAACGCCGCCATCAACTGTGCCGGCGTCGGAGCTGCCGCCAAGGTCCTCTCCAAGAAGGGGCCCTACCCGTTGAAAGCCTTCAACTGGGTTGTCCAGATCAACCTCATCGGAACCTTCAACGTGATCCGCCTGACGGTGGAGCAGATGGCGAAGAACACGCCGAATGCCGAAGGCGAACGGGGCGTCATCATCAACACCGCCTCAGCGGCGGCCTTCGACGGCCAGATCGGCCAGGCGGCCTACAGCGCCTCCAAGGCCGGCGTCGTGGGGATGACCCTTCCCGTCGCCCGGGAGTGCGCCGATTACGGGATCCGCGTGATGACCATCGCCCCGGGGCTATTCGATACGCCCATGCTGGCCCTGCTGCCGCAGGAGGCCCGGGACGCCCTCGGCGCGAGCGTTCCCTTCCCGAAGCGGCTTGGAAACCCGATGGAATACGCCATGCTGGCGAAGCACATCATCGAGAACACGATGCTCAACGGGGAAGTGATCCGCCTGGACGGTGCGATCCGGATGGCGGCGAAATAA
- a CDS encoding thiolase family protein, which produces MSHHDKDEIVIVSACRTPFSRFDSAMADIASIDLAVIVMKEVIARVGVKPEELGEINYGSCVMAEMALETDIPVRQAALLAGWPPEILSVTLDRACCSSLTALRLGVRAIRAGEAEICMSVGSENMPRMPHLVPGLRKGVRLGHIRMLDGLFELGYGAKGFAPVSVDAGEVSLEYGVTREMQDAWACQTQDRYAQAFAAGKYKVGEEIVPVVIPQKKGDPIVIDRDESPRRTTMEILSKLRTVYGSPTVTAGNAPPISAGSSAILFMTRRQAEAKGLKPLATILASVGTATKPRDIPVIPALTIREALKRTGLTIDRMDLIEINEAFAAMPLVSTKILADGDEGKWKALQEKTNVNGGAIAIGHPVGASAGRITMHLAYELQRRGGGYGVASICGGLAQGEAVILKV; this is translated from the coding sequence ATGAGTCATCACGACAAAGATGAAATCGTCATCGTCAGCGCCTGCAGGACGCCTTTCAGCCGATTCGACTCCGCCATGGCGGACATCGCCAGTATCGACCTGGCGGTCATCGTCATGAAGGAGGTCATTGCGAGGGTCGGCGTGAAGCCGGAGGAGCTGGGCGAGATCAACTACGGCAGCTGCGTCATGGCGGAGATGGCCCTGGAGACGGACATCCCCGTCCGCCAGGCCGCGCTCCTGGCGGGCTGGCCTCCGGAGATCCTCTCCGTTACCCTCGACCGGGCCTGCTGCTCCTCCCTGACGGCCCTCCGCCTGGGAGTCCGGGCCATCCGGGCTGGGGAGGCGGAGATCTGCATGTCCGTCGGCTCCGAGAACATGCCCCGGATGCCCCACCTGGTTCCCGGGTTGCGAAAGGGTGTGCGTCTCGGCCACATCCGGATGCTCGACGGCCTCTTCGAACTGGGCTACGGTGCCAAGGGTTTTGCGCCGGTGTCCGTCGACGCCGGCGAGGTCTCCCTGGAGTACGGGGTCACCCGGGAGATGCAGGACGCCTGGGCCTGCCAGACCCAGGATCGCTACGCCCAGGCCTTTGCCGCCGGAAAGTACAAGGTGGGAGAGGAGATCGTACCCGTAGTCATTCCCCAGAAGAAGGGGGATCCCATCGTTATCGACCGGGACGAATCGCCCCGGCGGACCACCATGGAGATCCTGTCAAAGCTGAGGACCGTTTACGGAAGCCCGACGGTCACCGCCGGAAACGCGCCGCCCATCAGCGCGGGCTCCAGCGCGATTCTGTTCATGACGCGGCGGCAGGCCGAGGCAAAAGGACTGAAGCCCCTGGCTACGATTCTCGCGTCCGTTGGAACGGCCACGAAGCCGCGGGACATTCCCGTCATTCCCGCCCTGACCATCCGGGAGGCCCTCAAGCGGACCGGCCTGACCATCGACCGGATGGACCTGATCGAAATCAACGAGGCCTTCGCCGCCATGCCGCTCGTGTCCACGAAGATCCTGGCGGACGGCGACGAGGGGAAGTGGAAGGCCCTCCAGGAGAAGACGAACGTCAACGGCGGCGCCATCGCCATCGGCCACCCGGTGGGCGCCAGCGCCGGGCGGATCACCATGCACCTGGCCTACGAGCTCCAGCGCCGCGGCGGCGGCTACGGCGTCGCGTCCATTTGCGGCGGGTTGGCCCAAGGCGAGGCGGTGATCCTGAAAGTGTAA
- a CDS encoding long-chain fatty acid--CoA ligase, translated as MSFQRIWHKSYPPGLPAEIDFDRITMPEALTRSASRFPDNPALVYFGTVITYRELDKLVNRFARALLALGVKKGDKVSMILPNIPQIVIAEYAAFRIGAVNVMNNPLYTEHELAHQLNDSESTVLVTLDLFHPVARKLQESTGAKKAILCGLADYLPEPLKPLFPPADVPPAEGVYKFMDLIGPQPDDPVPNDASLEELGALIYTGGTTGLSKGVMLSHANISFNAQQFRRWYIGLKDGEERLLAIFPFFHAAGWTGLQNTSIYAGWADILVPRPEPDRILDLLEKFKPTLLPGVSTIFVALLNTERFRKMDLSFLKAYLTGSAPMAVETIKMLKDLRDVPLVNVYGLTEITPMGTATPWGGDEKPGTVGIPFPNTDLRIMDLETGTKEVPLGEAGEICFKGPQVMMGYYKNPEETAKVLVDGWLLTGDIGVMDEDGYVTIVDRKKDMILASGFNIYPKEIDELLMTHPKVLEVCTIGVPDAYRGETVKTFVVVKPGQTMSEEDVTSFCRQTLAAYKIPKMVEFLEALPKSAVGKILRRELRDLEMKKMGKA; from the coding sequence ATGTCTTTCCAGCGGATCTGGCACAAGAGCTATCCACCGGGTCTTCCGGCGGAGATCGACTTCGACCGCATCACCATGCCCGAGGCCCTTACACGGTCGGCCTCGCGGTTTCCCGATAACCCCGCCCTGGTTTATTTCGGCACTGTCATCACGTACCGGGAACTGGACAAGCTGGTCAACCGCTTCGCCAGGGCTCTCCTCGCCCTGGGGGTCAAAAAGGGCGACAAGGTGTCCATGATCCTGCCCAACATCCCCCAGATCGTCATCGCCGAATACGCGGCGTTCCGCATCGGGGCGGTCAACGTCATGAACAATCCCCTGTACACGGAGCACGAGCTGGCCCATCAGCTCAACGACTCCGAGTCCACCGTCCTGGTCACCCTGGACCTGTTCCACCCGGTGGCACGGAAGCTCCAGGAAAGCACCGGAGCGAAAAAGGCCATCCTTTGCGGCCTGGCGGATTACCTGCCGGAGCCGCTGAAGCCCCTCTTCCCGCCGGCCGACGTCCCGCCAGCGGAGGGGGTATACAAATTCATGGACCTGATCGGTCCCCAGCCGGACGATCCCGTCCCGAACGATGCCTCCCTGGAGGAACTGGGGGCCCTCATCTACACGGGCGGGACGACGGGCCTCAGCAAGGGCGTCATGCTGAGCCATGCCAACATCTCCTTCAACGCCCAGCAGTTCCGGAGGTGGTACATCGGGCTCAAGGACGGCGAGGAGAGGCTGCTGGCCATCTTCCCCTTCTTCCACGCCGCCGGATGGACAGGGCTCCAGAATACGTCCATTTACGCCGGGTGGGCGGACATCCTCGTTCCCCGGCCGGAGCCGGACCGGATCCTGGACCTGCTGGAGAAGTTCAAGCCGACTCTCCTTCCGGGCGTGTCCACGATTTTTGTGGCGCTTCTCAACACCGAGCGGTTCCGGAAAATGGACCTGTCCTTCCTGAAGGCCTATCTCACCGGATCGGCCCCCATGGCGGTGGAGACCATCAAGATGCTCAAAGATCTCCGGGACGTGCCCCTGGTCAACGTGTACGGCCTCACGGAGATCACGCCCATGGGGACGGCGACGCCCTGGGGCGGCGACGAGAAGCCCGGCACCGTCGGAATCCCCTTTCCCAATACGGACCTCAGGATCATGGACCTCGAGACGGGGACGAAGGAAGTACCGCTGGGCGAGGCCGGCGAGATCTGTTTCAAGGGACCCCAGGTCATGATGGGATACTACAAGAATCCCGAGGAGACGGCGAAGGTCCTTGTGGACGGCTGGCTCCTGACGGGCGACATCGGGGTCATGGACGAGGATGGGTACGTCACCATCGTGGATCGGAAGAAGGACATGATCCTCGCCAGCGGATTCAACATCTATCCCAAGGAGATCGACGAGCTCCTGATGACCCACCCGAAAGTCCTCGAGGTGTGCACCATCGGGGTTCCCGACGCCTACCGGGGGGAGACGGTGAAGACCTTCGTGGTCGTCAAGCCGGGGCAGACCATGTCGGAGGAGGACGTGACGTCCTTCTGCCGGCAGACACTGGCGGCCTACAAGATTCCGAAAATGGTGGAATTCCTGGAGGCGCTGCCGAAGAGCGCCGTCGGCAAGATCCTGCGGCGGGAGCTCCGGGACCTGGAGATGAAGAAAATGGGAAAGGCCTGA
- a CDS encoding acyl--CoA ligase — translation MILASQETIRRWTEAGAWGHKTLLDYFRFHVRKAPDKICLVDPLNKEALVGLKPEKLTYGELARAADAVAEGLLAKGYGKDDIFMVQLPNVWELAMLYLAISRMGGLISPMPMQWRASELEFIAGITEAKAILTVESFGNFGHGEMAEKVKAKQASIREIIYLPEIREMSKQPLTGKLDGIVVDPNDIFTLSWSSGTEAEPKGCPLSHNNWIFQGNLCFEMAPISWGDNLITAGPLVNMASIGTVYIPWLIGGGKLVLHHPFDGPSFVMQLMAEEIHYTLLVPAVVNALLKHPMVDKFDFSKMRAITIGAAPPSLWSVQELQRRWGIDFANIWGQNEGTANVASGYDIPDMAMRLDHFLFTGPGSKWTRTGTQMSKHVSMKLINAGIPGGPKKEGDVGELWYRGPNVIPGYFKRPDLTAKAFDAEGYFNTGDLFQLKDNECIGFFERSKDIIIRGGFNVSAQEVENMVLGHPKVLDAAAVAMPDEALGERTCVYVVPKPGETVTLEEIVAFMKEKGLAVYKIPERLEIIEAIPRNPVGKILKKVLREDIKKKLGTP, via the coding sequence ATGATCCTGGCATCACAGGAAACGATTCGCCGGTGGACTGAGGCGGGGGCCTGGGGACACAAGACGCTGCTCGATTATTTCCGTTTTCACGTCCGCAAGGCGCCTGACAAGATCTGTCTGGTCGATCCATTGAACAAGGAAGCCCTCGTGGGGCTGAAACCGGAGAAGCTGACCTACGGGGAACTCGCCCGAGCGGCCGATGCCGTGGCCGAAGGGCTCCTGGCGAAGGGATACGGGAAGGACGACATTTTCATGGTCCAGCTTCCCAACGTCTGGGAACTGGCCATGCTGTACCTAGCAATCTCGCGCATGGGCGGACTCATTTCTCCCATGCCCATGCAGTGGCGGGCCTCGGAGCTGGAGTTCATCGCAGGGATCACGGAGGCCAAGGCCATCCTGACGGTCGAATCCTTCGGGAACTTCGGCCACGGGGAGATGGCGGAGAAGGTCAAGGCAAAGCAGGCCTCGATCCGGGAGATCATCTACCTGCCGGAGATCCGGGAAATGTCGAAGCAGCCTCTGACGGGGAAGCTCGACGGCATCGTCGTCGACCCCAACGACATCTTCACCCTCTCCTGGTCGTCGGGGACCGAGGCGGAGCCCAAGGGTTGCCCGCTGTCGCACAACAACTGGATCTTTCAGGGGAACCTGTGCTTCGAGATGGCGCCCATCTCCTGGGGGGACAACCTGATCACGGCGGGACCGCTGGTCAACATGGCCTCCATCGGGACGGTCTACATCCCCTGGCTCATCGGCGGCGGAAAGCTCGTTCTCCACCACCCCTTCGACGGTCCTTCGTTCGTCATGCAGCTCATGGCGGAGGAGATCCACTACACCCTGCTGGTGCCGGCGGTCGTGAACGCCCTCCTGAAGCACCCCATGGTGGACAAGTTCGACTTCAGCAAGATGAGGGCCATCACGATCGGCGCCGCTCCACCGTCCCTGTGGTCTGTTCAGGAGCTCCAGCGCCGCTGGGGAATCGACTTCGCCAACATCTGGGGACAGAACGAGGGGACGGCCAACGTGGCCAGCGGCTACGACATTCCCGACATGGCCATGCGCCTGGATCATTTCCTCTTCACCGGCCCGGGGAGCAAGTGGACCCGGACGGGCACCCAGATGTCGAAGCATGTTTCCATGAAGCTGATCAACGCCGGCATCCCCGGCGGCCCGAAGAAAGAAGGGGACGTAGGGGAACTGTGGTACCGGGGGCCCAATGTGATCCCCGGCTACTTCAAGCGGCCCGACCTGACGGCCAAGGCCTTCGACGCGGAGGGTTACTTCAACACGGGTGACCTCTTCCAGTTGAAGGACAACGAGTGCATCGGCTTCTTCGAGCGGTCCAAGGACATCATCATCCGGGGCGGCTTCAACGTCAGCGCCCAGGAGGTGGAGAACATGGTCCTCGGCCACCCGAAGGTCCTGGACGCCGCGGCCGTGGCCATGCCCGACGAGGCCCTCGGGGAGCGGACCTGCGTCTACGTCGTTCCGAAACCGGGCGAAACGGTGACCCTCGAGGAGATCGTGGCTTTCATGAAGGAGAAGGGGCTGGCGGTCTACAAGATCCCCGAGCGGCTGGAGATCATCGAAGCCATCCCGCGCAATCCCGTGGGAAAGATCCTCAAGAAGGTCCTGCGAGAGGACATCAAGAAGAAGTTGGGCACACCCTGA
- a CDS encoding long-chain fatty acid--CoA ligase, whose product MMDYPLLLTTFMTRTAKFFSKKEIVSVYPEENFRYTYADYYRRTCQLAHALKSLGVKRGDRVASMALNSHRHLELYFGVPCMGAALHTVNFRLPPHHLAYILNHAEDQVVFVDEDLVFFLEMIKDQLKTVKHFVILSQTGKMPQTSLSPVTLYDDLIAPFPTEYDWPRDLSEWDPALICYTSATTGDPKGVVYSHRGIVMHTYAACCTLGTTESDCCLHVVPMFHANAWGVPFACMALGCKQVLPGRELLNMEKICRMIADEKVTFTAGVPTIWMMLYQYLEAGGWYDFSSLKGIFSGGSACPRFLMEGLNEKYGFPIHQAYGMTETTPLVLAAIPKSDMQGLSQQEMYDIKSSAGLLVPGLEMRIVDERGRDVPMDGKSWGEILLRGPWIAREYYKDPERSAPVFAGGWLHTGDVGTIDSEGYVRLVDRTKDLVKSGGEWISSVDLENLIMAHPKVLEAAIIGIPDEKWSERPLGCIVVKPGETLTTSEIRDFLKDRVKADWWIPKQFAFIDAIPKTSVGKFSKRDLRQMHAEGKLTLTS is encoded by the coding sequence ATGATGGATTACCCGCTCCTGCTGACGACGTTCATGACTCGGACAGCGAAATTCTTTTCGAAGAAGGAAATCGTCTCCGTCTATCCCGAGGAGAACTTCCGCTACACCTATGCCGATTATTACCGGCGGACCTGCCAGCTGGCTCACGCCCTGAAGTCCCTGGGAGTGAAGAGGGGTGACCGGGTGGCCAGCATGGCCCTCAACAGCCATCGCCACCTGGAGCTGTATTTCGGTGTTCCCTGCATGGGGGCGGCCCTGCACACGGTGAACTTCCGCCTGCCGCCGCATCACCTGGCCTACATCCTGAATCACGCAGAGGACCAGGTGGTCTTCGTGGACGAGGATCTGGTCTTCTTCCTGGAGATGATCAAAGACCAGCTCAAGACGGTGAAGCATTTCGTGATCCTTTCGCAGACGGGCAAGATGCCGCAGACGTCGCTCAGCCCCGTCACCCTTTACGACGACCTCATTGCCCCCTTCCCGACGGAGTACGACTGGCCGCGGGACCTCTCCGAGTGGGATCCGGCGCTCATCTGCTACACCTCCGCCACAACGGGAGATCCGAAGGGGGTCGTGTACAGCCATCGCGGTATCGTGATGCACACGTACGCCGCCTGCTGCACCCTCGGCACCACGGAGAGCGACTGCTGCCTCCACGTCGTGCCCATGTTCCATGCCAACGCCTGGGGCGTTCCCTTCGCCTGCATGGCCCTGGGCTGCAAGCAGGTCCTCCCGGGACGGGAGTTGTTGAACATGGAGAAGATCTGCCGGATGATCGCCGACGAGAAGGTCACCTTCACCGCCGGTGTGCCGACGATCTGGATGATGCTGTACCAGTACCTGGAGGCGGGCGGCTGGTACGATTTTTCCTCCCTGAAGGGGATCTTTTCCGGCGGATCCGCCTGCCCCCGGTTCCTCATGGAGGGCCTGAACGAGAAGTACGGATTCCCCATCCACCAGGCCTACGGCATGACGGAGACGACGCCCCTGGTCCTGGCGGCGATCCCGAAAAGTGACATGCAGGGCCTGTCCCAGCAGGAGATGTACGACATCAAATCCAGCGCCGGACTCCTGGTGCCGGGGCTGGAGATGCGGATCGTCGACGAGCGGGGCCGGGACGTCCCCATGGACGGCAAGTCCTGGGGAGAGATCCTGCTCCGTGGCCCCTGGATCGCCAGGGAATACTACAAGGATCCCGAGCGGTCGGCGCCTGTCTTCGCCGGTGGCTGGCTTCACACGGGCGACGTGGGGACCATCGATTCCGAGGGGTACGTTCGCCTGGTGGACCGGACGAAGGACCTCGTGAAAAGCGGCGGCGAGTGGATCTCATCGGTGGACCTGGAGAACCTCATCATGGCCCATCCCAAGGTTCTCGAGGCGGCAATTATCGGGATTCCCGACGAAAAGTGGTCCGAGCGGCCCCTGGGCTGCATCGTCGTGAAGCCCGGGGAGACGCTTACCACATCGGAGATCAGGGACTTTCTCAAGGACCGGGTCAAGGCCGACTGGTGGATTCCCAAACAGTTTGCTTTTATTGATGCGATTCCCAAGACGAGCGTCGGCAAGTTCAGCAAGCGCGACCTCCGGCAGATGCATGCGGAGGGGAAGCTGACGCTGACGTCTTGA
- the folD gene encoding bifunctional methylenetetrahydrofolate dehydrogenase/methenyltetrahydrofolate cyclohydrolase FolD produces MAAIIDGKAVAGQVREELRQKAAILKQAKGIAPGLAVILVGDDPASQVYVRGKRKACDEAGFLSREYRLPAETPETEVLRIIGELNADPEIHGILVQMPVPPQIRPEAVVEAIDPRKDVDGLHPFNAGRLFSGDPFHKACTPSGVIELMDRYGIPIEGKEAVIVGRSNLVGKPLSLMLLARHATVTICHTRTRDLGAVCRRAEILVAAAGKAGMIRGDMVRDGAVVIDVGINRVEGRLLGDVAFQDAEPRASWITPVPGGVGPMTIAMLLANTYRAAERATE; encoded by the coding sequence ATGGCGGCGATCATCGACGGCAAGGCCGTGGCAGGACAGGTGAGGGAAGAGCTGCGACAGAAGGCGGCGATTCTGAAACAGGCGAAGGGCATCGCACCGGGGCTGGCGGTCATCCTCGTCGGGGACGACCCGGCGTCCCAGGTGTACGTCCGGGGAAAGAGGAAGGCCTGCGACGAGGCGGGGTTTCTTTCCCGGGAATACCGGCTCCCGGCGGAGACGCCGGAGACGGAGGTGCTGCGCATCATCGGAGAGCTCAATGCGGACCCGGAAATCCACGGAATCCTCGTCCAGATGCCTGTCCCCCCGCAGATCCGTCCCGAGGCCGTCGTCGAGGCGATCGACCCCCGGAAGGACGTGGACGGGCTGCACCCCTTCAACGCGGGAAGGCTCTTCTCGGGCGACCCGTTTCACAAGGCCTGCACCCCCTCCGGGGTTATCGAGCTGATGGACCGGTACGGGATCCCCATCGAAGGGAAAGAGGCCGTCATCGTGGGCCGGAGCAACCTCGTCGGCAAGCCCCTGTCCCTGATGCTTCTGGCCCGGCACGCCACCGTCACGATCTGCCACACCCGGACCCGCGACCTCGGAGCGGTGTGCCGCCGGGCGGAGATCCTGGTGGCCGCGGCGGGCAAGGCCGGGATGATCCGGGGCGACATGGTCCGCGACGGCGCCGTCGTGATCGATGTGGGCATCAACCGCGTCGAAGGCAGGCTGCTGGGTGACGTAGCTTTCCAGGATGCGGAGCCCCGGGCCTCCTGGATCACCCCGGTGCCGGGCGGTGTCGGCCCCATGACGATCGCCATGCTCCTGGCGAACACGTACCGGGCGGCGGAGCGGGCGACGGAATAA
- a CDS encoding CatB-related O-acetyltransferase, with amino-acid sequence MKSLKDIFGRRKDAFYTRDWLREPYAEIGVHTYGKPEVVQFHGAEAHLTIGKFCSIAGSVTIFLGGDHRTDWVTTYPFPVLSAFWPSVPSIPHSAVTKGDVVIGNDVWIGFGAMILSGVTIGDGAVIGARAMVASDVKPYTVAVGNPARSVSQRFDDETVARLLRIRWWDWPDEVIAERIPLLCGGDIASFLDRFDPDGP; translated from the coding sequence ATGAAATCACTCAAGGACATCTTCGGCCGGCGCAAGGACGCCTTCTACACCCGGGACTGGCTCCGGGAGCCCTACGCGGAGATCGGCGTCCATACCTACGGGAAACCGGAAGTGGTCCAGTTCCACGGTGCCGAGGCGCATCTGACGATCGGTAAATTCTGCTCCATCGCGGGGTCGGTCACGATTTTCCTCGGCGGAGACCACCGGACCGACTGGGTGACGACTTATCCCTTTCCCGTCCTGTCGGCCTTCTGGCCTTCCGTGCCGTCGATTCCCCACTCGGCCGTGACCAAGGGCGACGTGGTCATCGGAAACGACGTCTGGATCGGCTTCGGGGCCATGATCCTCTCAGGCGTGACTATTGGCGACGGGGCCGTGATCGGGGCCAGGGCCATGGTGGCCTCGGACGTCAAGCCCTACACGGTGGCCGTAGGCAATCCCGCGCGATCGGTGAGCCAGCGTTTCGACGATGAAACCGTCGCCCGCCTTCTCAGGATCCGCTGGTGGGACTGGCCCGACGAGGTCATCGCCGAGCGGATCCCCCTGCTGTGCGGCGGCGATATCGCGTCTTTCCTCGACCGCTTCGATCCCGACGGCCCATGA